In Nitrospinota bacterium, a single window of DNA contains:
- a CDS encoding endonuclease domain-containing protein encodes MPLKEKARQLRNNLTPAEKHFWNSLRRMPFYKEVSFNRQKPIGKYIVDFYSHRLKLVIEIDGDTHGETAHISYDLNRTQYLKSKGLRVLRFTNCEVLENIAGVLGKIKELVEHQDGKSP; translated from the coding sequence ATACCCTTAAAAGAAAAAGCACGACAACTACGGAACAATCTCACACCAGCAGAGAAACATTTTTGGAACTCGCTCAGAAGAATGCCTTTTTATAAAGAAGTTTCTTTTAATCGGCAAAAGCCTATTGGCAAATACATTGTGGACTTCTACAGCCACCGGTTAAAACTGGTCATTGAGATTGATGGTGACACGCATGGAGAGACCGCTCACATCTCCTATGATTTGAACCGCACTCAATATTTAAAATCAAAGGGTTTGAGAGTATTGCGTTTCACCAATTGTGAGGTTTTAGAGAACATCGCAGGGGTTCTCGGAAAAATTAAGGAATTGGTCGAACATCAGGACGGTAAATCCCCCTAA